The Lolium perenne isolate Kyuss_39 chromosome 6, Kyuss_2.0, whole genome shotgun sequence genome segment agaaggtttttaatgaggcgggctcgcggtgctgcaatataataaagatagtgacaatataacttttcttctttatcgacatgaccaaagtcttcgctcagacgaatttcaatatagttcatcgacaaaaggaaaaacttgccttggtattcaaatacctcgtgagtcaacaaaaatacaaaatagtgctcaataaaaagcttagggggctcatattcgccttaaatatataaatgccctggttcaaaacctcgcaagtatacaaatatagtaaagagtcaccgaaacactcggggctaAACAAacgagagaaatataatgattgctttacaatatagtcatggattacaaaagaagaaatatctacaagaagaaactaactagtcttgattcaatatgtcatcaagagtaaccctgttttcctcgggagcagcaccaagaaaatcggcataatggccatcggcaaaagtcggcatccatccgaagtaggtcctcaatcatttcttcggctataggcgtaaccttcgtgttaatcctgtcaacaccaactctccgccgttttactttttggtgaaccttctcgacaacacaggtaaggtcaagcttcgagtggcagatttggagcatgataagagcaaatgcggcgccagctactagttgagctttgacaaaatcatgaatctgcgagcatccttgaacctttccatcaattcaggaagagtttttggttggacgttgcgaggaaacatggagttgtaaaccatggacaaggtcttggtacgaagtcgaggaaatcgcgagtttgagaggcgcgatcttgaaatcgacaatttggcgggtcctttccggggtagcccaaaacaaagaaccatggtccaaggagagattaacaaggagggttgtcctagcattcacccttTCTTCCTCGGCGGCAGCAtcggtaaaggcacctatcaaaacaaaaagcggaaaccttcaaagaaacaatagtatgcGAGATAAAGGATATCGGCGGATGAAacgggcatacccgacatatctgcactggcttcattcattaattcgagcatgaaattttctcgaatagtcgccttttcagcctcggaagcagcaatttccttagcagctacggcctcgcgagcttgttgaagagcaattttttcggcttcagatgacttacgaaattgctccatcatcacaagtgtttgcttcttcgcatactgaagttgttgccgaagttcatccagttcttgcgacaaggtatcgtcgacaggagcggtatcaccaaaagctttcctcgcgcgggaagaagaaggcgaaacattggaaggagcagaagatggagtatagttatcaaatatcaactgaaaaataaaaaagacaacatcaaataacaagcaaagatagaagtcttcattaatctcttggaataattacaagggcattacagtggagttaagaaagtacgtgtcgccaaatgactactttggcgacagaagcaaaagaaacagaaagaaaaacagaggcatgcaactagacctccggcctcgaggagctaggagttgaagctggcttgatccccagatacgccaagatcttcttcgtgttgggcttggccgccttgatcagcgacctccatcttgactgctctatctgactggtgtcgccaacctccatccaatcaagcgtctgttggctatcagcaaccagggcaacagtactctcgacagcaaccttcatattctcctgacgcatcttcaatcccaggtcttccgaagcattaaacatcttggcgaggttaaggaaagttgcgggttcctctttcttcgggaagaaataagggaacaacgctgacaatcctgcattagcatttgccacgccttcacgaatttcgcgcccgtgaaactccagaagagaaagtgcgtcaaggagaggatcgttgacaggattatccagatcaaaatcctggtttgtttgggctgccacacgagacaagacatcagtcaacaaccaagaaacaggaagtgcagtaaaataaaagggattgataatattactcagagtacgtcgactttgcgacttcaaacgcttgaggattccttcgtcacgagaagcttgtgcagctttgtgctcatccaaggcagctgtcgcatcctcaagtttcttctgcagttcctcgacaccagcagctttcgccttagcttcatcagcttcgaccttggctttgctagcagcgagttcggctttcttgcgagccgcctcactttgctcaagtttttgagccagtGCGTCGGCGGTTTGAttctcgaggaggaggaggcggcggagtattttcccgcggaggagactggtcatggataggggaatcatcatcgcgcagaggagaatcatcacgcggaggagactgcacaggtggcggaggaggcggaggtggcctgcttgttggcttctcacctggaaacacaatgttctccttccgccattgcacggtggttctacgggcttctcccagttctttgatttccccatcttcacctgcagggtgctcaagcaccaacccctcatactctctcaacacttcatccaccatcacaacagcaaagtcgtcttggaccggacggcaatggtaagaccttgtaggtaagagaatgccgaccgccgccttgaaggataggttgaaaactttaacatgcagctcacaaggacggctctcagtgagatcatccacgggggggtagcgaggaggctcgaccacctggtcatcatcatcatcattatctacctgccgagaggaagccacgctgcttttccggtgtggttgagattgcagcggggcgagggcattgagcagtgcaggatctacagcctgcccccgagccatctgagatgtaagtacttgggttaccatggttaattgggcttgcatggtgctcataccctcctctaagttagccaggcggtctgtttcccttgccttcctcctctcatggcttttatcggggaaatctcttcctttccgcgggaaagccatacttccacgaacGGAGCTctttgtgcctcgtgttcgtccgccgtgttctttgttcccaagggcgcgtgtcagctcatcgttctctctttcgggctggaacaaccccgcctccacgtccctatgtgcttttccagggcatcaatgggaaccttcagatgagctttcttatagatgcacttccctgtttctggatccaacgttcccccaatcccgtagaaccactccttgcaccgttcgatccaaccgtgtgtccctaatctgatccctttcttggtcagttccgcctcagctgcctgccacttaggacggttagccactgtatccacctggacccagaatttggtgatatagcttcaacgcagcatttgccttatttatttccgaccttctcaaaaattcttcgactccgtctttgtacttcacgaattcgtcccagtgattttttaccttctcactgtccggagtcttctttaacttgataaggcggcgcaatcttttcttgtggctcttgaatagttcggccatcttcttcttgccaaactcgcggagggcctgctccatcttggccttttcagcgtcacccccctcttcgggtactatgttgaaatgtgacatgagcttgttcataatgctgtttttggctacatcatcgatataaagaccttgagcttcttcctctgcagacagcactagtcccttcggcttgtgccattctcgaacggtgatcgggacgtggtccctaacaagcactctgcattgagctataaatgactttgcacctttctctggagcaatcggtttaccatccttctcgatgtgggtgatgtcgtgcctaacaccgtcatccaactttttggccgggcctcgcttcctcgactttacagaagaagtgctcgatccagagggctaaaaaagaaatagttcatagtcagtacaatttcattagttaatgcatctagtcgatcaacagcggcttaattaatttatatacctcggtgataactacagttcgggagccattatgatgatcttgttcctcaccggcgccactaggatcttcttcctcaatatcctccgctccctcaccggagtcattcaaataagttgcggtgacatcgtcaccgccatcatctggaataacgtcgtcgtcgcgatcatctagagtaccgtttgctatgagttcctccatgaaattttcttgaatttcatctctgtccatgctttctacaacgacctgcaagctatacataggaaccatcatatgatcaaattaaggataatgcagaaaactgaaaatggagttacatatgtgtagttcttaactaaggatcgataatat includes the following:
- the LOC127310130 gene encoding uncharacterized protein produces the protein MAVTAGAARRSGGDPWHGEGLLRGKILRRLLLLENQTADALAQKLEQSEAARKKAELAASKAKVEADEAKAKAAGVEELQKKLEDATAALDEHKAAQASRDEGILKRLKSQSRRTLTQTNQDFDLDNPVNDPLLDALSLLEFHGREIREGVANANAGLSALFPYFFPKKEEPATFLNLAKMFNASEDLGLKMRQENMKVAVESTVALVADSQQTLDWMEVGDTSQIEQSRWRSLIKAAKPNTKKILAYLGIKPASTPSSSRPEV